The Verrucomicrobiota bacterium sequence ACTTGATCGCGGGCATGGTGGAGGAAACGGAAGCGAACTGGCAGGACTGCGTCCGGAAGACCATCGAGCTTCAGCCTGACAGCGTGACGATTTACCAGATGGAGGTTCCCTACAACACGACCATCTTCAAACAGATGAAGGCGGAGGGAAAGCTCGTCGCCCCCGTGGCGGATTGGGAGACGAAACGGAGCTGGGTCGCTTACGCATTCTCCGAGCTGGAGAAGGTGGGTTACACGGTTGGGAGCGCTTACACGGCCGTGAAGAACAAAGAGAAAACCCGGTTCAATTACCGGGATCGCCTCTGGGCCGGAGCGGATTTGATTGGCCTGGGCGTGGCTTCCTTCGGGCACATCGGCGGGACGCATTATCAGAACCAGCACGATTTCGAGCCGTATCTGCAGGCGCTCGCGAACGGCGCGTTGCCGATCCATCGCGCCCTCACTCCGGCGGCGGACGAACGGTTGATTCGGGAATTTGTCCTGCAACTGAAGCTTGGCCAGGTCAGCGCCGCCTACTTCCAAAACAAGTTCGGCGCAGATGTCCGCCAGCGCTTCGCGACACCGCTCCGCATGCTGGAGGATTGGGGCTTTCTGAAAGTGGACGGCGACCGCGTCGCGCTCAACCGCGAAGGCCTGCTGCAGGTGGACCGGCTGCTCCATGAATTCTTCCTGCCTCAGCACCGGAACGCGCGCTATGCCTGAGAGCCTGTCCGAAAATTGCGAGGGGCGCTGCGGCCAAAAGACCTGCCGCCCGGAGGGTTTTCGAGCCCCAGGCCGTCTGGCTTCGTTGCTCCTCGGTCGAAGACCCAGGAAGGGTATTCTCCCTCGTCGCGCCTCGCCATCCGGCCTTGGGCTCGAAAACAGCACCCCTCGGAATTTTCGGACAGGCTCTGAGTCGATTTCAAATTTCAAGGCTCACATTTGAGATTTCCGCATGCCTGCATCAACCTCCATTGAAGCCCGCAGCGCGAAACGCCCGGCGGTCAGTCCGCTCATCTATCCGCTCGATGAATTCTACGCCCGCGACAGTCGGCCCCTGCCCGCGATCACTGCGATCCCCGGAACCCGAGTTCCGGAACCGCAGCGGTCCTTGCTCGTGCACGATCAAGACATGACGCCCACGCTGGAGAAATTCTTCCGACGGAGCATTCATCTGGAATTGTTGAGCCGCGAGCAGCGGGGGGATTTCTACTTTCGCGAAGTTGTCCTCCTGCTCGACGGGACGGAGCAACCCGTGGAGTTTGGCGCGATCAAGATCAATCTGGGCGCGTTTCCCAATGCGGCGCGGCGCGAGATCCTCGAAGAGCGGCTTCCTCTGGGACACATCCTCGCGGAACACAAGATCAACCACGCCAGCCGTCCCAAAGCGTTTTTGCGCGTGAAATCGGATGACTTCATCAACCGGGCGCTCCGCTTGCAGGGCGCACAGACCCTGTTCGGCCGCCGCAACACGCTGCTGGATCCGGCTCAACATCCCATTGCCGAGATCGTCGAAATTCTTCCGCCCGTCATTCCGCAATAGATTTATGCCACACCAAGAAAGTTATTCCGCGGTCATCATCGGAGGCGGACCTGCGGGCTCAGCCGCGTCCGCAGTCCTCGCTGAAAAAGGCCACCGCGTCCTGGTTCTCGAACGCGAAAAATTTCCCCGGTATCACATCGGCGAATCGCTCATCCCCTTCACCTATCACCCGCTCAATCGTCTGGGATTGATTCCCCGGATGAAACGCTCGGCCAATCAAAAGAAATACAGCGTGGTGTTTGTCCAGCCCAACGGCAAGGCCAGCCAGCCTTTTTATTTCTTCACCCGCTACGACCGGGATACCGTGGCCCAGACCTGGCAAGTGCTGAGGTCGGAGTTCGACCAAATGCTCCTCGACAACGCCCGCGAAAAAGGCGCGAGCGTGCAGGAAGAAATCACGGTCAAGGAGTTGCTTCGCGAAGG is a genomic window containing:
- a CDS encoding coproporphyrinogen III oxidase family protein, producing MSAAISIEPGSLPPQPAKKETTAGNYFVSNYPPFSFWKPEFVSEAHAALERPHKHGTQLGVYLHIPFCRKRCHFCYFKVYTDKDSAAIKAYIESALAELRLYAGKPFIGGRKPSFVYFGGGTPSYLSVQQLQHLTGEMKALLSWEAADEVTFECEPGTLTDHKLKAIREMGVTRLSLGVENFSDPILEINGRAHRSKEIARAYAYARELDFPQINIDLIAGMVEETEANWQDCVRKTIELQPDSVTIYQMEVPYNTTIFKQMKAEGKLVAPVADWETKRSWVAYAFSELEKVGYTVGSAYTAVKNKEKTRFNYRDRLWAGADLIGLGVASFGHIGGTHYQNQHDFEPYLQALANGALPIHRALTPAADERLIREFVLQLKLGQVSAAYFQNKFGADVRQRFATPLRMLEDWGFLKVDGDRVALNREGLLQVDRLLHEFFLPQHRNARYA